A genomic window from Triticum urartu cultivar G1812 chromosome 7, Tu2.1, whole genome shotgun sequence includes:
- the LOC125523548 gene encoding adoMet-dependent rRNA methyltransferase spb1-like — MPMDAGNNGKQRPQDKFDLLAKEQGYRSRAAFKLLQLDTLFRFLPTARAVLDLCAAPGGWVQVAVSRAAPGAFVVGVDLVPIRPIRGALSLKEDITASARCGAAVRRLMDSRGVASFEVVLHDGVGRKKKGGNRSVCGGTSASAAQEATATQSALVMDAVRLATMFLAPNGTFITKFFRCQDYKAIMFCLKQLFERVHLSRPVASRSTPAEIYVICLRYKAPANIQPELLDLKHLHLLSVDAEKSKRQESTEFWKTGLASDFIWSEAQTPLEFLGSFLTISFDDPASLPIKNHELTTDEIKQLCEYLFVLRENGHNHLLEWRMRVRKALSSCSQVTPRTDGTATDNKGREGDQVLHEVEDLKNVFDRKRMRVKCQSRPHARGKAHEASGMQIDAAEDGYGDPDLFPTCAIEGGKELRAVESPLLDSEEDIRNSENEETQAYEDSGEEMDYNQEQQRYGAQIKGTLDEAHVPFVTKKCGEVRRPSKRAKQTNPYDNTEMKDNRSSGSAQGRRVGSGGSKGGKGKKGAGGRKGGMRRKARQKAGKAEELET; from the exons ATGCCCATGGATGCGGGGAACAACGGGAAACAGCGGCCGCAGGACAAGTTCGACCTCCTTGCGAAGGAGCAAGGGTACCGGAGTCGCGCGGCCTTCAAGCTGCTCCAGCTCGACACGCTCTTCCGTTTTCTCCCGACGGCTCGCGCGGTGCTTGATCTCTGCGCCGCGCCTGGGGGGTGGGTCCAGGTGGCCGTCAGCCGCGCCGCCCCCGGCGccttcgtcgtcggcgtcgacCTCGTGCCCATCCGCCCCATCCGCGGCGCTCTCTCTCTCAAGGAAGACATAACTGCCAGTGCCAGGTGCGGCGCCGCCGTGCGGCGGCTCATGGACTCGAGGGGCGTCGCGTCATTTGAAGTCGTCCTCCACGACGGTGTTGGACGAAAGAAAAAGGGAGGAAATCGTTCCGTGTGTGGTGGCACCAGTGCATCGGCTGCGCAGGAGGCCACAGCCACGCAGTCAGCGCTTGTCATGGACGCCGTGCGCCTAGCTACCATGTTCCTCGCCCCCAATGGCACCTTCATCACCAAG TTCTTCAGGTGTCAAGATTACAAGGCTATAATGTTCTGCCTGAAACAG CTATTTGAGCGTGTTCATCTGAGTAGACCTGTAGCAAGTCGGTCCACGCCTGCTGAAATTTATGTTATCTGTCTGAGATATAAAGCCCCTGCAAATATTCAACCAGAACTTCTTGATTTGAAGCACCTGCACTTGCTGAGTGTGGATGCAGAGAAGAGCAAGCG GCAGGAAAGCACAGAATTCTGGAAAACTGGTCTAGCATCAGATTTTATATGGTCTGAGGCCCAGACACCACTAGAGTTTCTTGGTTCCTTTTTGACAATTTCATTTGACGATCCAGCATCTCTGCCTATCAAGAATCATGAGCTTACTACAGATGAG ATAAAACAACTCTGTGAATATTTGTTTGTGCTACGTGAAAATGGCCACAATCATCTCTTGGA ATGGCGCATGCGCGTAAGGAAAGCACTGTCATCATGTTCACAGGTGACACCAAGGACTGATGGGACTGCGACGGACAACAAGGGCAGAGAAGGTGACCAAGTTTTACATGAAGTGGAAGATTTGAAGAATGTTTTTGATAGAAAGAGAATGAGAGTGAAGTGTCAATCAAGGCCTCATGCAAGG GGTAAAGCACACGAGGCATCGGGAATGCAAATTGATGCTGCAGAAGATGGTTATGGTGATCCTGACTTGTTCCCTACTTGTGCTATTGAG GGTGGAAAAGAACTTCGAGCTGTTGAGTCACCACTGCTAGATTCGGAAGAAGACATCAGAAACAGTGAGAACGAAGAAACTCAAGCTTATGAGGACTCTGGTGAGGAAATGGATTATAATCAAGAACAACAGAG GTATGGCGCTCAGATCAAGGGGACGCTCGATGAAGCTCATGTGCCTTTTGTGACTAAAAAGTGTGGAGAAGTCAGACGTCCGAGCAAACGTGCAAAGCAAACCAATCCCTATGACAATACAGAG ATGAAGGACAACAGGTCTAGCGGGTCGGCTCAGGGAAGAAGGGTGGGCAGTGGAGGCTCCAAAGGAGGGAAAGGGAAGAAGGGCGCTGGTGGCCGGAAAGGAGGCATGCGACGGAAAGCTAGGCAGAAGGCCGGCAAAGCAGAGGAACTGGAAACATGA